The genomic segment CAGAAGTACAGGCCGAGCCCGACGAGACCGCCAAGCCCTTGATGCCCATGATCAGCGATTCGCCTTCCACGAAGTTGAAGCTCATGTTGATGTTGTGTGGCACACGTTGGGTCGCGTGGCCGTTCAAAAATACCTGTTCCATGTCGCTCAGGCCGTTGATCAGGCGGTCGTGCAAGGCACGCGCCTTGGCATTGTCCTGGGCCATCTCGAGCTTGGCGATGCGGAAGGCCTCGCCCATGCCCACGCACTGGTGGGTGGGCAATGTGCCAGAACGCATGCCGCGCTCATGGCCTCCGCCGTGCATTTGCGCTTCCAGACGGATGCGGGGTTTGCGGCGCACATACAGAGCGCCAATGCCTTTGGGGCCATAGGTTTTGTGCGAAGCCAGGCTCATCAGGTCGATGGGCAACTGAGTCATGTCGATCTCGACCTTGCCGGTGGCTTGCGCGGCATCGACGTGGAAGACAATGCCTTTTTCGCGGCACAAATTGCCAATCGCGGTCACGTCTTGGATCACGCCGATTTCGTTGTTCACGAACATCACGCTGATCAGGATGGTGTCGGGGCGAATAGCGGCCTTGAGGGCGTCCATGCTCAGCAAGCCATCGGCTTGCACGTCGAGGTAGGTGACTTCAAATCCCTGGCGCTCGAGCTCACGCATGGTGTCCAGCACGGCCTTGTGTTCGGTCTTGACCGTGATCAGGTGCTTGCCGCGCGATTTGTAAAAGTGCGCTGCGCCCTTGATGGCCAGATTGTTGGATTCGGTGGCACCGCTGGTCCAGACGATTTCGCGGGGGTCGGCACCGATCAGGTCGGCCACTTGCTCACGTGCGGTTTCAACGGCGGCTTCGGCTTCCCAGCCCCAGGCGTGGCTGCGGGATGCGGGGTTGCCAAAGTGCTCACGCAACCAAGGGATGATGGCGTCCACCACGCGGGGATCGCAAGGATTGGTCGCGCCGTAGTCGAGGTAAATGGGGAAATGGGGCGTGGTCATGGCTGGTACTTCTTTTCAATCAGGATTTGGCAAACACGTTGCCCAAGTCGAACACGGAGTTGGGTCCGGTCAGGCGAATCGGCTTGCTGACGGGCATCGGGGAAATGGCCCGCTTGAGGGTGGGCTTGATTTCCACCACCAGGCCCTTGGCCAACTGGTCGTCCACCAGCTTTTGCAGGGACACCGAATCCAGAAATTCGACCATTTTGGAGTTCAGTGAAGCCCACAGGTCGTGCGTCATGCAGCGGCCATCACCGCCGTTGCAGTTTTCCTTGCCGCCGCAGTGGGTGGCATCGATGGGTTCGTCCACCGACAAAATGATGTCGGCCACGGTGATCTCGGTGGATTTGCGGCCCAAGGTATAGCCGCCGCCGGGTCCACGTGTGGACTCCACCAGGTTGTGGCGGCGAAGCTTGCCAAACAGCTGCTCCAGATAAGACAGTGAAATCTGTTGGCGCTGGCTGATGGCGGCCAAAGTCACGGGACCAGCGTCCTGGCGCAAGGCCAGATCGATCATGGCGGTGACGGCGAAACGGCCTTTGGTGGTTAAACGCATGGCAGACTCCTGAAGTGGGTGGGGGCTTGGTCTTGGCCCCGACAAAGCGGGTTCCCGACTAAACGAGTCAAGTATAAACCAATCCCGATCAAATCACTCGGGTTATGGGGTTATTCAGGCCCGAATCAAAGGCACGATGTTGTCGCCGCCTGTCGCCCCAAAAGCCTGCTCTTTCAGGATGGTCAGCTGGTCCCGCACCTGGGCGGCTTTTTCGAACTCCAGATTGCGGGCGTGTTCCATCATTTGCTTTTCCAGCTGCTTGATGGCCCGGGCGATGTCTTTCTCGCTCATGTCCTCGACCTTGGCTTTTTGCATGGCCGCTTGCTCGAGGCGCTCAGCTTCCTTGCCCGATTTTTCGCTGTAGACACCGTCGATCAGGTCTTTGACCCTTTTGACGATGCTCTTGGGCGTGATGCCCATGGCCTCGTTGTGCGCCAATTGTTTGATGCGACGACGCTCGGTCTCGCCCATGGCCTTTTTCATGGACTCGGTGATGCGATCGGCGTACAAAATCGCCCGGCCGTTCAGATTGCGGGCTGCACGGCCAATGGTCTGGATCAGGCTGCGCTCGGCGCGCAAAAAACCCTCTTTGTCGGCGTCCAAAATCGCCACCAGCGAGACCTCGGGAATGTCCAAGCCTTCACGCAGCAAGTTGATGCCCACCAGCACATCGAAAGCGCCCAGACGCAGGTCGCGCAAAATCTCTACCCGCTCCACCGTGTCCACATCGCTGTGCAAATAACGCACCTTGACGCCGTTGTCAGACAGGTAATCGGTCAGCTGCTCGGCCATGCGCTTGGTCAGCGTGGTGATGAGCACGCGCTCGTGCTTCTCGACCCGGATTCGGATTTCCTGCAGCACATCGTCCACCTGTTGCGTAGCGGGGCGCACTTCGACTTGCGGGTCCACCAAACCGGTGGGGCGCACCACCTGTTCAACCACCTTGCCCGAATGTGTCTTTTCATAGTCGGCGGGGGTGGCCGACACGAAGATGCACTGGCGCATGCGCTTTTCGAACTCTTCAAACTTGAGCGGGCGGTTGTCCAGTGCACTGGGCAGGCGAAAGCCGTATTCCACCAGCGTGGTTTTGCGGGCCTTGTCGCCGTTGTACATGGCGTTGAGCTGGCCAATCATCTGGTGGCTCTCGTCCAAAAACATGATGGCGTCGGCCGGCATGTAATCGGTCAGGGTGCTGGGCGGGTCGCCGGGGGCCGCACCCGACAAATGCCGGGTGTAGTTCTCGATGCCCTTGCAGTGGCCCACTTCGGACAACATTTCGAGGTCAAAGCGGGTGCGCTGCTCCAGCCGCTGGGCTTCCACCAGCTTGCCCATGCCCACCAGTTCTTTGAGGCGCTGGGCCAACTCCACCTTGATGGTTTCCACCGCCGCCAAAACTTTGTCTCGCGGCGTGACGTAATGGCTGGACGGGTACACCGTGAAACGCGGGATCTTCTGGCGGATACGGCCCGTGAGCGGATCAAACAATTGCAGGCTCTCGATCTCGTCGTCAAACAACTCGATGCGGATGGCCAGCTCGGAGTGTTCGGCCGGGAACACGTCGATGGTGTCGCCGCGCACCCGGAACTTGCCACGCGAGAACTCCATGTCGTTGCGCTGGTACTGCATGCGGATCAGCTGGGCGATCACGTCGCGCTGGCCGAGTTTGTCGCCGGTGCGCAGCGTCATGATCATGCGGTGGTAGCTCTCGGGCTCACCAATGCCATAGATGGCCGAGACGGTGGCCACGATCACCACATCGCGTCGCTCCATGATGCTTTTGGTGCAAGACAGGCGCATCTGTTCGATGTGTTCGTTGATCGCGCTGTCCTTTTCAATGAACAGGTCGCGCTGCGGCACATAGGCCTCGGGCTGGTAATAGTCGTAATAGCTGACGAAGTACTCCACCGCATTCTTGGGGAAAAACTCGCGAAACTCGCTGTACAGCTGGGCCGCCAGGGTCTTGTTGGGCGCAAACACGATGGCGGGCCGGCCCAGTTGCGCGATCACATTGGCCATGGTGAAAGTCTTGCCCGACCCGGTCACGCCCAACAGGGTCTGGAACACCTCGCCGTCGTGCACGCCTTCAACCAGCTGCTCAATGGCCACCGGCTGGTCGCCTGCCGGTGGGTAAGGCTGGTACAGCTCAAAGGGCGAGCCGGGATAGCTGACGAACGTGCCTTCAGCGTACTTGTCTGCATCGGACACAACTTCAACAACGGGGGCTTCGGACACGTTAGACATCTTTATGGGCGAGGACCTCCCGGCCAAATCAGGCGTCGGAGACCGTTAAAATCAGGGACAACCCGAAAGCCTAACCGAGGAACGGGTTTCCTGCCACCACTGAACACAATCCAAGGACTTTCCATGTCTCTGTTTTCCGCCGTCGAAATGGCCCCCCGCGACCCGATCTTGGGTCTGAACGAGCAATACAACGCCGACACCAACCCCAACAAAGTGAACTTGGGCGTGGGCGTGTACTTCGACGACAACGGCAAACTGCCCCTGCTGCAATGCGTTCAAGCCGCCGAGAAAACCATGATGGCCACCCCCACCGCCCGCGGCTACCTGCCCATCGACGGCATCGTGGCCTATGACAACGCCGTCAAAGCGCTGGTGTTTGGCGCTGACTCCGATGTGGTCAAGTCTGGCCGCGTGTCCACCGTGCAGGCCATCGGTGGCACGGGCGGTCTGAAAATCGGCGCCGACTTCCTGAAAAAAGTCAGCCCCAAGGCCAAAGTGCTGATCTCCGACCCCAGTTGGGAAAACCACCGCGCCATCTTCATCAACGCTGGTTTTGAAGTCGACAGCTACACCTATTACGACGCGGCCAAGCGCGGCGTGAACTTTGACGGCATGCTGGCCAGCCTGAACGCGGCCGCCCCCGGCACCATCGTGGTCCTGCACGCTTGCTGCCACAACCCCACCGGCTACGACATCACCGATGCCCAGTGGGACCAGGTCATCGCCATGGTCAAGGCCAAGGGCCTCACCGCTTTCTTGGACATGGCCTACCAGGGCTTTGGCCATGGCATTGCCGAAGACGGCGCCGTGATCGGCAAGTTTGTGGCCGCTGGCCTGAACATCTTTGTCTCGACCTCTTTCTCCAAGAGCTTCAGCCTGTACGGTGAGCGCGTGGGTGCCCTCTCGGTGGTGGCTTCTGACAAAGAAGAAGCTTCCCGCGTGTTGTCTCAACTGAAAATCGCGATCCGCACCAACTACTCCAACCCGCCCATCCACGGCGGTGCGGTGGTGGCGGCGGTGCTGAACAACCCGGAACTGCGTGCGCAATGGGAAAGCGAACTGGCCGAAATGCGTGTGCGCATCAAGGCCATGCGCCAGAAACTGGTCGACGGCCTCAAAGCCGCAGGCGTGCAGCAAGACATGGGCTTCATCACCCAGCAAATTGGCATGTTCAGCTACTCGGGCCTCACCAAAGACCAGATGGTGCGTCTGCGCAGCGAGTTTGGCGTGTACGGCACCGACACCGGCCGCATGTGCGTGGCAGCGCTGAACAGCCAAAACATCGATTACGTGTGCGCCTCGATCGCCAAAGTCGTCTGAATTGACTGACATCAAGCTTGCAACCGCCCCCGACGGGGCGGTTTCTTTTTGGGCCGTCCGGAAAGTGACTGTCAATTAGGGGCCAAACTCAAAAAATACCGGCTGGTCTCCTGTAGTATTGCTGCAGCGCACCATTTTGTTGCAAGGGAAACTGTCACATGCTCTATCAGATTTTTGAAACCCAACGCTCCATCATGGAGCCATTTTCCGATCTGGCCCAAGCAGCAGCCAAGCTCTACAGCAACCCCCTGAACCCCATGGCCCAAACGCCTTTGGCCCAACGTGTGTCAGCAGGCTACGCCCTGATGCACCGCCTGGGCAAGGACTATGTCAAGCCCGAATTCGGCATCCGCACCGTCAAGGTCAACAAAACCGATGTGGCCATCCACGAGCGCATCGAGATCGACAAGCCTTTTTGCGAGCTGCGCCGCTTCAAGCGCTTCTCGGACGACGCCGCCACGCTGACCCAGCTCAAAGCCCAGCCCGTTGTGCTGATCGTCGCCCCCTTGTCCGGCCACTACGCCACCTTGCTGCGCGACACCGTCAAAACCATGCTGCAAGACCACAAGGTCTACATCACCGACTGGAAGAATGCCCGCTTGGTGCCATTGTCGGACGGCGAGTTCCACCTGGACGACTACATCAACTACGTGCAGGAGTTCATTCGCCACATCCAGTCCATCTATGGCCACTGCCATGTGGTGAGCGTATGCCAGCCGACCGTGCCGGTTCTGGCTGCGGTGTCCCTCATGGCCAGCCGTGGCGAAAAAACCCCGCTGACCATGACCATGATGGGCGGCCCCATCGATGCCCGCAAGTCGCCCACCTCGGTGAACAACCTGGCCACCAACAAGAGCTTCGAGTGGTTCGAGAACAACGTGATCTACCGCGTGCCCCCCTCCTTCCCAGGCGCGGGTCGTCGCGTGTACCCAGGCTTCTTGCAGTACACCGGCTTTGTGGCCATGAACCCCGATCGCCACGCCACCAGCCATTACGACTTTTTCAAAGACCTGATCAAAGGTGACGACGCCAGCGCAGAAGCGCACCGCAAGTTCTACGACGAGTACAACGCCGTGCTCGACATGGACGCCGATTACTACCTGGAAACCATCGCCACCGTGTTCCAGGACTTCAAGCTGGTCAACGGCACTTGGGACGTCAAGGGTGTGGACGGCAAGATCGAGCGCGTGCGCCCGCAAGACATCAAGGGCACCGCGCTGATGACCGTGGAAGGCGAGCTGGACGACATCTCCGGCTCCGGCCAGACCCGTGCGGCGCAAGACCTGTGCAGCGGCGTGCCTGCCAGCGAGCGCCAGCACCTGGAAGTCGAAGGCGCAGGCCATTACGGCATCTTCAGTGGCCGCCGCTGGCGCGACATCGTCTACCCGCAATTGGTCAAGTTCATCCTGAACCATGCCCCCAAAGCCAAGGCCCCAACGGCCGCGGCCAAGTCGGCAGCTGTGGCTGCACCTGTGGCCGTCAGCCCTGCAGCAAAGCCTGCAACCAAAGCACCTGTGAAAACGGCTGCCAAAGCACCTGTGAAAACAGCCGCCAAAGCCAGTGCCCAGCCTGCAGTGAAAGCCACTGTGGCCAAACCCGTTGCCAAAGCTCCAAGCAAAGCGGTGGCCAAGAGCGCGGCCAAAGCCGTGCCCAACACGGCCGTCAAAACCACTTGGGTGGATGCGAAGAAAAAGGCCTGAGGTCCATGCCCGCCTTGAGCAACCAAGCGCCTGAGACCCAGGCGCTTTTTCTTGCCCTGAACAACGCCCTGCCCCAAACGCAGTGCACGCGTTGCGGCTATCCAGACTGCGCCAGCTACGCCCAGGCCATGGCCGAGGGGCAAGCGCCTATCAACCAATGCCCACCGGGCGGGCAAGCGGGCATTGAACGACTGGCTGCCATCTCCGGCCGGCCCGTTTTGCCCCTCAACCCGGAACACGGCACAGAAGGCCCACGCCATGTGGCCATCATCGACGAAGCCTGGTGCATTGGCTGCACGTTGTGCATCAAAGCCTGCCCGACCGATGCGATTTTGGGCGCCAACAAAGTCATGCACACCGTGATCGAGCCCTGGTGTACGGGCTGCGAGCTGTGCATTCCGGTTTGCCCGGTCGATTGCATTGCGCTGGAGAACGTGACGGACAAGCGCACAGGCTGGGCCGCCTGGTCCGCGCAAGACGCTCAGACGACCCTCACAAGGTACAAGTCACGTCAAAAACGTCTGGCGCATGAGGCGGCCGCCCACCAAGCCCGGCTGATCAACGAGGCTGAGCACACCTTGGCCGACTTGCCTGCCCACACCAAGGGCACAGACAAGGCCTCCGAAGTGGACCGCAAACGCGCCATCATCGAAGCGGCACTGGCCAAAGCAAAAGCCCGACAGACCGGGGTCTGACGGGCCTCAGGTTCAGAAGGGTCTCAGCCCCCCTGTTTCAGACTTTGTCACCCCCGACTTGATCGGGGGTCCATGCCTTCGTTCGACATGGATACCCGCATGCGCGGGTATGACACATCATTGCGACACCTTCTTGCTGATCGGACCTTCAGGTCCGACACAACTCAATGCGCGTTGGCCGCCAAAGCCGCAAAAGCCTTGACCACTTCCGGTGGTGCCTGCACCAACTCGATCAACACGCCCTCCCCACCAATCGGGAACTCGTCGTTCGCCTTGGGGTGCAAAAACGTGATGTCAAAACCGGCCGCGCCCTTGCGGATGCCGCCCGGCGCAAAGCGCACGCCCTGGGCTGTGAGCCACTCCACCGCTACCGGAAGGTCGTCGATCCACAGGCCGATGTGGTTCAGCGGCGTGGTGTGCACGGCAGGCTTTTTCTCAGGGTCCAGCGGCTGCATCAGATCGACCTCGACCTTGAAAGGGCCGGAGCCAATGGCGCAGATGTCTTCGTCCACGTTCTCACGTTCGCTTTTGAAGGTGCCTGTGACTTCAAGACCGAACATGTCGACCCAGAGCTTTTGCAGGCGCGACTTGTCTGGCCCACCGATGGCAATTTGCTGGACGCCCAGCACTTTGAATGGTCGAGTCATTTATTCGAACTCCACAATCATCTGGTCCACCGTGAGCGATTCGCCCTTGGCGGCCACCACTTTTTTCACCACACCATCGGCAGCGGCAAACAGCACGTTTTCCATCTTCATGGCTTCGATCACGGCCACGCGCTCACCGGCTTGCACCTTCTGGCCTGGCTGGACCGCCACATCGACCAAGAGACCTGGCATGGGTGAGAGCACAAAACGGCTCAGGTCGGGTGGCGCCTTGTAAGGCATGAGCTTGTGCAGCTCGGCCATGCGCGGTGACATCACCAAAGCTTCGATGCGGGTGCCGTTGTGCTGCACTTGCAAAGCCAAGGGGTTCTTCAAAGTCCCGCGCTCGACTTGCGCTGTGAACGGCTTACCGTTGCACGTGCCTTCGATGCGGATGTCGTTCAGGCGCGAATTGCTCTCGATGGCGTAAGTTTTGCCGTCGACCGTGATCTGCGCCACACCGGGCTTGCCAGCAAACTCGTCCACATGCACCGACACATAGCGGTTGCGGCCGCCCTGCCCCAATTCGACCACGGCATAGTCCTGACCGATCTTGACGTCATAGCCGGGCAACTGGCCACTGAGGTTGG from the Limnohabitans sp. 2KL-27 genome contains:
- the iscR gene encoding Fe-S cluster assembly transcriptional regulator IscR, yielding MRLTTKGRFAVTAMIDLALRQDAGPVTLAAISQRQQISLSYLEQLFGKLRRHNLVESTRGPGGGYTLGRKSTEITVADIILSVDEPIDATHCGGKENCNGGDGRCMTHDLWASLNSKMVEFLDSVSLQKLVDDQLAKGLVVEIKPTLKRAISPMPVSKPIRLTGPNSVFDLGNVFAKS
- the rsxB gene encoding electron transport complex subunit RsxB, with amino-acid sequence MPALSNQAPETQALFLALNNALPQTQCTRCGYPDCASYAQAMAEGQAPINQCPPGGQAGIERLAAISGRPVLPLNPEHGTEGPRHVAIIDEAWCIGCTLCIKACPTDAILGANKVMHTVIEPWCTGCELCIPVCPVDCIALENVTDKRTGWAAWSAQDAQTTLTRYKSRQKRLAHEAAAHQARLINEAEHTLADLPAHTKGTDKASEVDRKRAIIEAALAKAKARQTGV
- the uvrB gene encoding excinuclease ABC subunit UvrB, with protein sequence MSNVSEAPVVEVVSDADKYAEGTFVSYPGSPFELYQPYPPAGDQPVAIEQLVEGVHDGEVFQTLLGVTGSGKTFTMANVIAQLGRPAIVFAPNKTLAAQLYSEFREFFPKNAVEYFVSYYDYYQPEAYVPQRDLFIEKDSAINEHIEQMRLSCTKSIMERRDVVIVATVSAIYGIGEPESYHRMIMTLRTGDKLGQRDVIAQLIRMQYQRNDMEFSRGKFRVRGDTIDVFPAEHSELAIRIELFDDEIESLQLFDPLTGRIRQKIPRFTVYPSSHYVTPRDKVLAAVETIKVELAQRLKELVGMGKLVEAQRLEQRTRFDLEMLSEVGHCKGIENYTRHLSGAAPGDPPSTLTDYMPADAIMFLDESHQMIGQLNAMYNGDKARKTTLVEYGFRLPSALDNRPLKFEEFEKRMRQCIFVSATPADYEKTHSGKVVEQVVRPTGLVDPQVEVRPATQQVDDVLQEIRIRVEKHERVLITTLTKRMAEQLTDYLSDNGVKVRYLHSDVDTVERVEILRDLRLGAFDVLVGINLLREGLDIPEVSLVAILDADKEGFLRAERSLIQTIGRAARNLNGRAILYADRITESMKKAMGETERRRIKQLAHNEAMGITPKSIVKRVKDLIDGVYSEKSGKEAERLEQAAMQKAKVEDMSEKDIARAIKQLEKQMMEHARNLEFEKAAQVRDQLTILKEQAFGATGGDNIVPLIRA
- a CDS encoding amino acid aminotransferase — its product is MSLFSAVEMAPRDPILGLNEQYNADTNPNKVNLGVGVYFDDNGKLPLLQCVQAAEKTMMATPTARGYLPIDGIVAYDNAVKALVFGADSDVVKSGRVSTVQAIGGTGGLKIGADFLKKVSPKAKVLISDPSWENHRAIFINAGFEVDSYTYYDAAKRGVNFDGMLASLNAAAPGTIVVLHACCHNPTGYDITDAQWDQVIAMVKAKGLTAFLDMAYQGFGHGIAEDGAVIGKFVAAGLNIFVSTSFSKSFSLYGERVGALSVVASDKEEASRVLSQLKIAIRTNYSNPPIHGGAVVAAVLNNPELRAQWESELAEMRVRIKAMRQKLVDGLKAAGVQQDMGFITQQIGMFSYSGLTKDQMVRLRSEFGVYGTDTGRMCVAALNSQNIDYVCASIAKVV
- a CDS encoding VOC family protein, which translates into the protein MTRPFKVLGVQQIAIGGPDKSRLQKLWVDMFGLEVTGTFKSERENVDEDICAIGSGPFKVEVDLMQPLDPEKKPAVHTTPLNHIGLWIDDLPVAVEWLTAQGVRFAPGGIRKGAAGFDITFLHPKANDEFPIGGEGVLIELVQAPPEVVKAFAALAANAH
- a CDS encoding polyhydroxyalkanoate depolymerase, with translation MLYQIFETQRSIMEPFSDLAQAAAKLYSNPLNPMAQTPLAQRVSAGYALMHRLGKDYVKPEFGIRTVKVNKTDVAIHERIEIDKPFCELRRFKRFSDDAATLTQLKAQPVVLIVAPLSGHYATLLRDTVKTMLQDHKVYITDWKNARLVPLSDGEFHLDDYINYVQEFIRHIQSIYGHCHVVSVCQPTVPVLAAVSLMASRGEKTPLTMTMMGGPIDARKSPTSVNNLATNKSFEWFENNVIYRVPPSFPGAGRRVYPGFLQYTGFVAMNPDRHATSHYDFFKDLIKGDDASAEAHRKFYDEYNAVLDMDADYYLETIATVFQDFKLVNGTWDVKGVDGKIERVRPQDIKGTALMTVEGELDDISGSGQTRAAQDLCSGVPASERQHLEVEGAGHYGIFSGRRWRDIVYPQLVKFILNHAPKAKAPTAAAKSAAVAAPVAVSPAAKPATKAPVKTAAKAPVKTAAKASAQPAVKATVAKPVAKAPSKAVAKSAAKAVPNTAVKTTWVDAKKKA
- a CDS encoding IscS subfamily cysteine desulfurase, whose amino-acid sequence is MTTPHFPIYLDYGATNPCDPRVVDAIIPWLREHFGNPASRSHAWGWEAEAAVETAREQVADLIGADPREIVWTSGATESNNLAIKGAAHFYKSRGKHLITVKTEHKAVLDTMRELERQGFEVTYLDVQADGLLSMDALKAAIRPDTILISVMFVNNEIGVIQDVTAIGNLCREKGIVFHVDAAQATGKVEIDMTQLPIDLMSLASHKTYGPKGIGALYVRRKPRIRLEAQMHGGGHERGMRSGTLPTHQCVGMGEAFRIAKLEMAQDNAKARALHDRLINGLSDMEQVFLNGHATQRVPHNINMSFNFVEGESLIMGIKGLAVSSGSACTSASLEPSYVLRALGRSDELAHSSLRMTIGRWTTEADIDYAIQTIRENVAKLRDLSPLWEMHKDGIDLSTIQWAAH